From a region of the Citricoccus muralis genome:
- a CDS encoding heme o synthase, whose translation MPSTLDAQSAASPAPSSARPVHRKIGFKRKAAAYVSLTKPRVMELLLVTTLPTMIFAQRGFPDVVTMIATMVGGALAAGSSAAFNCYIDRDIDKLMNRTKKRPLVTGEVTPREALIFAWAIGVVSIAILLWGTNLLAAGLGVLAIFFYVVIYSLILKRRTEQNIVWGGIAGCFPVLIAWAAVRETVEWPAIVLFLIIFLWTPPHYWPLSLKYKRDYQAADVPMLGAVASARVVSSQVVLYAWATVACSLLLVPLGWAGIVYTAVALVAGGWFVYESHVLYAESQKPEYNDKKAMKVFHLSITYLTLVFVALAVDPFVGSPLMPVPGIPS comes from the coding sequence ATGCCCAGCACCCTTGATGCCCAGTCCGCCGCGAGCCCGGCGCCCTCCAGCGCCCGTCCGGTCCACCGGAAGATCGGGTTCAAGCGGAAGGCCGCAGCCTACGTCTCGCTGACGAAGCCGCGGGTGATGGAACTGCTCCTGGTCACCACGCTGCCGACGATGATCTTCGCGCAGCGGGGCTTCCCGGACGTGGTCACCATGATCGCCACCATGGTGGGTGGCGCACTGGCCGCCGGATCCTCTGCAGCGTTCAATTGCTACATCGACCGGGACATCGACAAGCTGATGAACCGGACCAAGAAGCGCCCCCTGGTCACCGGCGAGGTCACGCCCCGCGAGGCCCTCATTTTCGCCTGGGCCATCGGCGTGGTGTCCATCGCCATCCTGCTCTGGGGCACCAACCTGCTGGCCGCCGGCCTCGGCGTCCTGGCCATCTTCTTCTACGTGGTCATCTACAGCCTGATCCTGAAGCGCCGCACTGAGCAGAACATCGTGTGGGGCGGGATCGCCGGCTGCTTCCCGGTCCTCATCGCCTGGGCCGCGGTCCGCGAGACCGTGGAATGGCCAGCAATCGTGCTGTTCCTCATCATCTTCCTGTGGACCCCGCCGCACTACTGGCCGCTGTCCCTGAAGTACAAGCGTGACTACCAGGCCGCGGACGTGCCCATGCTCGGGGCCGTGGCCTCGGCGCGAGTGGTCTCCAGCCAGGTCGTGCTCTACGCCTGGGCCACCGTGGCCTGCTCATTGCTGCTGGTGCCGCTGGGCTGGGCCGGGATCGTCTACACGGCCGTCGCCCTCGTGGCCGGTGGCTGGTTCGTCTACGAGTCCCATGTGCTCTATGCGGAGTCGCAGAAGCCGGAGTACAACGACAAGAAGGCGATGAAGGTCTTCCACCTCTCCATCACCTATCTGACCCTCGTCTTCGTGGCACTGGCCGTGGACCCCTTCGTGGGCAGCCCGCTCATGCCGGTTCCGGGCATCCCCTCCTGA
- a CDS encoding COX15/CtaA family protein produces the protein MSTPTQSTAQHGSATRPGLWRRIDAGIGRYTPRDITRGTLVLAVISLVTEIGIIVTGGAVRLTASGLGCPTWPTCTDDSWINTPEMGINGVIEFGNRLLTFVVGLAALAVLLWVWNLRKSHPSIFWISVGMLACIPAQAVVGGITVWTDLNPWVVAFHFLVSSVMVCFATLLVNRVGAEWRHRQAHGDQPAAPATVVDGQTSALSRNLARGIFVIGWVVLYLGTIVTGTGPHGGDANAPRHDFDPLVVTRLHAFPVYLMTAAALVLLVVVLRQQSSRLQRISAWALIVVIAFQGIVGYIQHFTGLPIGVVLLHMLGTGLVVWAVTTVWDRQVSTYRTRPAAVRS, from the coding sequence GTGAGTACCCCCACCCAGTCCACCGCCCAGCACGGCTCCGCCACCCGGCCCGGGCTGTGGCGCCGCATCGATGCGGGCATCGGCCGATACACGCCGCGGGACATCACCCGGGGCACCCTGGTGCTCGCCGTCATCTCGCTCGTGACCGAGATCGGCATCATCGTCACCGGTGGCGCCGTGCGTCTGACCGCCTCCGGCCTCGGCTGCCCGACCTGGCCCACTTGTACCGACGACTCCTGGATCAACACGCCGGAGATGGGGATCAACGGTGTCATCGAATTCGGTAACCGACTGCTGACCTTCGTGGTGGGACTGGCGGCCCTGGCGGTACTGCTGTGGGTCTGGAACCTTCGGAAGTCCCACCCGAGCATCTTCTGGATCTCGGTGGGGATGCTGGCCTGCATTCCGGCGCAGGCCGTGGTGGGCGGCATCACCGTGTGGACTGACCTGAATCCCTGGGTGGTCGCGTTCCACTTCCTCGTCTCCTCGGTGATGGTCTGCTTCGCCACCCTGCTGGTGAACCGGGTGGGCGCTGAATGGCGTCACCGTCAGGCACACGGAGACCAGCCGGCCGCTCCGGCCACCGTGGTCGACGGCCAGACCTCCGCTCTCTCCCGGAATCTGGCTCGCGGCATCTTCGTGATCGGCTGGGTGGTCCTGTACCTCGGGACTATCGTCACCGGGACCGGTCCCCACGGTGGCGATGCCAATGCGCCCCGCCATGACTTCGACCCGCTGGTGGTCACCCGACTGCACGCCTTCCCCGTCTACCTGATGACGGCCGCCGCCCTCGTGCTGCTCGTGGTGGTCCTGCGCCAGCAGTCCTCGCGGCTGCAGCGGATCTCGGCCTGGGCCCTCATCGTGGTGATCGCGTTCCAGGGGATTGTCGGTTACATCCAGCACTTCACCGGACTGCCGATCGGCGTGGTCCTGCTGCACATGTTGGGCACCGGCCTCGTCGTCTGGGCCGTCACCACCGTCTGGGACCGGCAGGTCTCCACCTACCGCACCCGGCCAGCCGCCGTCCGCTCCTAG
- a CDS encoding ABC transporter permease has translation MSSSLSSSVNTPHSTASTAEAVSPQGSTSRHGNASSLARRVMAQGRYESVTAIRNGEQLLISLVLPLMALFAVVWSGLMDSAGVRGVDVAVPGVLALAVLSSAFTGQGIATGFDRRYGVLAYLSTTPLGPAGLILGKACAVLAVLLLQVVAIGGIGLVLGWQPVWAGVPWAVLFLILGAASFTALGLLIAGTARPEATLALTNLLWVLLGAVGGAVFPVPAISWFSGIASFLPSAALGDGLRFAFGTGALDVGAVLVLAGWGILATVGALKWFKWR, from the coding sequence GTGAGTAGTTCCCTGAGCAGTTCCGTGAACACCCCTCACAGCACCGCCAGCACCGCCGAGGCCGTATCCCCGCAGGGCAGCACCTCGCGGCACGGCAACGCCAGCTCCCTGGCCCGCCGGGTGATGGCACAGGGACGCTATGAATCCGTCACGGCGATCCGCAACGGCGAGCAGCTGTTGATCTCCCTCGTCCTGCCTCTCATGGCCCTGTTCGCCGTCGTCTGGTCCGGACTGATGGACAGCGCCGGGGTCCGCGGGGTGGACGTGGCCGTGCCGGGCGTCCTCGCCCTCGCCGTGCTCAGCTCGGCCTTCACCGGCCAGGGCATCGCCACCGGGTTCGACCGCCGCTACGGCGTGCTGGCCTACCTGTCCACGACTCCCCTCGGGCCGGCCGGGCTCATCCTCGGCAAGGCCTGCGCCGTCCTGGCTGTCCTGTTGCTCCAGGTCGTGGCGATCGGCGGGATCGGTCTCGTGCTGGGCTGGCAGCCCGTCTGGGCCGGAGTGCCCTGGGCCGTCCTCTTCCTCATCCTCGGGGCGGCCTCCTTCACCGCCCTCGGGCTGCTCATCGCGGGCACGGCGCGGCCAGAGGCCACCCTGGCCCTCACCAATCTGCTGTGGGTGCTGCTGGGTGCCGTGGGCGGGGCCGTCTTCCCCGTCCCCGCCATCAGCTGGTTCTCCGGCATCGCCTCCTTCCTGCCCTCAGCCGCGCTGGGCGATGGGCTCCGGTTCGCGTTCGGCACCGGAGCGCTCGACGTCGGCGCTGTCCTCGTCCTGGCGGGCTGGGGCATCCTGGCCACGGTCGGCGCGTTGAAGTGGTTCAAATGGCGCTGA
- a CDS encoding ABC transporter ATP-binding protein, with translation MPSSPSVLVSLEGLQKTVRSRRGDLHILRGVDFRARSGEVTALLGPNGAGKTTTLTIAQGLDRPDSGTVRLLGEDPWHAGSALRSQVGVMLQDGGLPPSATPARLLRHICSLYQEPADMAALTDRLGIDEFSGRDIRRLSGGQKQRVALAAALAGRPRVVFLDEPSAGLDPVSRQLVFDLILELKQAGLAVVLTTHLLDDAERLADHVVLLREGAVERSGSVAELTDRTGPTPVHFSVPQPLGSDALAAFPSGLHLVPEVPSAPADCTFRVEGLTTPDAWADLAAWWRDHRIMPTDVRLLHRSLEDVFLEVAP, from the coding sequence GTGCCATCCTCACCCTCCGTCCTGGTGTCCCTTGAGGGACTGCAGAAGACCGTCCGTAGCCGCCGGGGAGATCTCCACATCCTCAGGGGCGTGGACTTCCGAGCCCGCAGTGGAGAGGTGACCGCCCTGCTCGGCCCCAACGGCGCCGGCAAGACCACCACCCTGACCATCGCTCAGGGGCTCGACCGCCCTGACTCCGGCACCGTCCGCCTGCTCGGTGAGGATCCGTGGCATGCGGGTTCTGCTCTGCGCAGCCAGGTCGGCGTCATGCTCCAGGACGGCGGGCTGCCCCCGTCCGCCACCCCGGCACGGTTGCTGCGCCATATCTGCTCGCTCTACCAGGAGCCGGCCGACATGGCCGCCCTCACCGACCGCCTGGGCATCGACGAGTTCTCCGGCCGGGACATCCGCCGCCTGTCCGGTGGCCAGAAGCAGCGGGTGGCGCTGGCCGCCGCCCTCGCGGGCCGCCCGCGCGTCGTATTCCTGGACGAGCCCAGTGCCGGACTGGACCCCGTCTCCCGCCAACTGGTGTTCGACCTGATCCTCGAGCTGAAGCAGGCCGGACTGGCCGTGGTGCTCACCACCCACCTGCTCGACGACGCCGAACGGCTCGCCGATCACGTGGTGCTCCTGCGGGAGGGCGCCGTCGAACGGTCTGGGTCGGTCGCCGAGCTCACCGACCGCACTGGCCCGACCCCGGTCCACTTCTCCGTCCCCCAGCCACTGGGTTCCGACGCGCTGGCTGCCTTCCCGTCCGGACTCCACCTGGTGCCGGAGGTCCCCAGCGCGCCGGCCGACTGCACGTTCCGCGTCGAGGGGCTGACCACCCCCGATGCCTGGGCGGACCTGGCCGCCTGGTGGCGCGATCACCGCATCATGCCCACGGACGTGCGCCTGCTGCACCGTTCCCTTGAAGACGTCTTCCTGGAGGTCGCCCCGTGA
- a CDS encoding helix-turn-helix transcriptional regulator yields MYSTSQLDVPAAGPVDGQRESTRDRVLQVVLTQGPVSAARVGELLGLTAAAVRRHLDVLSEEGAVEVKLVSGNRGAGRPSRRYVVSRAGQSRLGNDYLEVAAQALHQLNQVGGADAVRSVARDRFAAVEDRYREAIGTASNLKDRTAALARVLDEEGFAASVRTVGLAANAGGRTTLKAAQICQGHCPLQDLAADFPQFCEEETDLFARLLGVDVRRLSTLPTGGHVCTTHVPLGRDADQTDPAVP; encoded by the coding sequence GTGTATTCCACCAGCCAGCTAGACGTGCCCGCCGCGGGCCCGGTCGACGGACAGCGCGAGAGCACCCGGGACCGGGTGCTGCAGGTTGTCCTGACCCAGGGCCCGGTCAGTGCCGCCCGCGTGGGCGAGTTGCTGGGCCTGACCGCTGCTGCCGTCCGTCGCCATCTGGACGTGCTGTCCGAGGAAGGCGCCGTCGAGGTCAAGCTGGTCTCCGGCAATCGCGGCGCCGGTCGCCCCTCGCGCCGGTACGTGGTCAGCCGCGCCGGTCAGTCCCGCCTTGGCAACGACTACCTCGAGGTCGCCGCGCAGGCCCTCCATCAGTTGAACCAGGTCGGAGGGGCGGACGCGGTCCGCTCCGTGGCCCGAGATCGCTTCGCCGCCGTCGAGGACCGCTACCGGGAAGCCATCGGCACCGCGTCGAACCTCAAGGACCGGACCGCCGCCCTGGCCCGGGTCCTGGACGAGGAAGGCTTCGCCGCCAGCGTCCGCACCGTGGGCCTGGCCGCCAACGCCGGAGGCCGGACCACGTTGAAGGCCGCGCAGATCTGTCAGGGCCACTGCCCACTCCAGGACCTGGCCGCGGACTTCCCTCAGTTCTGCGAGGAGGAGACGGACCTCTTCGCCCGCCTGCTCGGCGTGGATGTGCGCCGGCTGTCCACCCTGCCCACCGGCGGACACGTCTGCACCACCCACGTACCGCTGGGCCGGGACGCGGACCAGACAGACCCGGCGGTACCGTGA
- the sufB gene encoding Fe-S cluster assembly protein SufB, translated as MTDQIIKENADPGVISEVLEKNPELNAIGAYQFGWSDQTDAGANARRGINEDVVRDISAKKDEPEWMLNLRLKGLKYFDRKPMPTWGADLSGIDFDNIKYFVRSTEGQAKSWEDLPEDIRNTYERLGIPEAERERLVSGVAAQYESEVVYHQIREDLEEQGVIFLDTDTGLKEYPEIFKEYFGSIIPVGDNKFAALNTAAWSGGSFVYVPKGVHVEIPLQAYFRINTENMGQFERTLIIADEDSYVHYIEGCTAPIYNSDSLHSAVVEIVVKKNARVRYTTIQNWSTNVYNLVTKRAVAEEGATMEWIDGNIGSKVTQKYPAVYLTGEHAKGETLSIAFAGADQHQDTGSKMVHLAPNTSSSIVSKSVARSGGRAAYRGLVQVMEGAKNAANSVVCDALLVDTISRSDTYPYIDIREDDATLGHEATVSRVSEEQLFYLMSRGMSETEAMAMIVRGFIEPIARELPMEYALELNKLIELQMEGSVG; from the coding sequence ATGACCGATCAGATCATCAAGGAGAACGCCGACCCGGGCGTCATCTCCGAGGTATTGGAGAAGAACCCCGAACTCAATGCGATTGGCGCCTACCAGTTCGGCTGGTCGGACCAGACTGACGCGGGTGCCAATGCCCGCCGTGGCATCAACGAGGACGTCGTCCGGGACATCTCGGCGAAGAAGGACGAGCCCGAATGGATGCTCAACCTGCGCCTGAAGGGCCTGAAGTACTTCGACCGCAAGCCCATGCCGACCTGGGGCGCCGACCTCTCCGGCATCGACTTCGACAACATCAAGTACTTCGTCCGTTCCACGGAGGGCCAGGCGAAGTCCTGGGAGGACCTGCCGGAGGACATCCGCAACACCTACGAGCGTCTCGGCATCCCCGAGGCCGAGCGTGAACGCCTGGTCTCCGGCGTGGCCGCCCAGTATGAGTCCGAGGTCGTCTACCACCAGATCCGCGAGGACCTGGAGGAGCAGGGCGTCATCTTCCTGGACACGGACACGGGCCTGAAGGAGTACCCGGAGATCTTCAAGGAGTACTTCGGCTCCATCATCCCGGTGGGGGACAACAAGTTCGCCGCGCTGAACACCGCCGCCTGGTCCGGCGGCTCCTTCGTCTACGTCCCCAAGGGCGTCCACGTGGAGATCCCGCTGCAGGCCTACTTCCGCATCAACACCGAGAACATGGGCCAGTTCGAGCGGACCCTGATCATTGCGGACGAGGACTCCTACGTCCACTACATCGAGGGCTGCACCGCCCCGATCTACAACTCGGACTCCCTGCACTCGGCCGTCGTCGAGATCGTGGTGAAGAAGAACGCCCGCGTTCGCTACACCACCATCCAGAACTGGTCCACCAACGTGTACAACCTGGTGACCAAGCGTGCGGTGGCCGAAGAGGGTGCCACCATGGAGTGGATCGACGGCAACATTGGTTCCAAGGTCACCCAGAAGTACCCGGCCGTGTACCTCACCGGTGAGCACGCCAAGGGCGAGACCCTGTCCATCGCCTTCGCCGGCGCGGACCAGCACCAGGACACCGGGTCCAAGATGGTGCACCTGGCCCCGAACACCTCGAGCTCGATCGTCTCCAAGTCCGTGGCCCGCTCCGGCGGCCGCGCCGCCTACCGCGGACTCGTCCAGGTGATGGAGGGTGCCAAGAACGCGGCGAACTCCGTGGTCTGTGACGCCCTGTTGGTGGACACGATCTCCCGCTCGGACACGTACCCGTACATCGACATCCGCGAGGATGACGCCACCCTCGGCCACGAGGCCACGGTCTCGCGGGTCTCCGAGGAGCAGCTCTTCTACCTGATGAGCCGCGGCATGTCCGAGACCGAGGCCATGGCCATGATCGTGCGCGGGTTCATCGAGCCCATTGCTCGTGAGCTGCCCATGGAGTACGCACTGGAACTGAACAAGCTGATCGAATTGCAGATGGAAGGATCGGTAGGCTGA
- the sufD gene encoding Fe-S cluster assembly protein SufD: MGEEGEKLSTTVAAASDAGHATHSVPSGSQKRPVKPGSSRADRLSSFRLADFPALTGREEDWRFTPLNRLAGLHLPDGDDARLTGAAPAVSVTELDGVTVETVGRDDARLGTVLTPDDRVAAAAWASFEQATVVTIGADVEATAPVRIDITGTGTAPAAQHLLVVAAPNSRADVVLQHRGSAVVAQNIEFDVQEGADLNVTSLQSWDDGAVHVSAQQARIGKDASFKHVAVSYGGSLVRLTPTSRFAGQGGETEMFGLYFADAGQHLEQRLFVDHAVANCKSNVLYKGALQGQDAHTVWVGDVLIRKEAEGTDSYEKNQNLVLSEGTRVDSVPNLEIETGLIDGAGHASSTAQFDDEQLFYLMARGIEEKDARELIVRGFLHEIIQKIGIADVEETLIDQMDSELQVASF, encoded by the coding sequence ATGGGTGAGGAGGGCGAGAAGCTCTCCACCACCGTGGCTGCCGCGTCCGACGCCGGCCACGCCACGCACAGTGTGCCGTCCGGTTCGCAGAAGCGCCCGGTGAAGCCCGGGTCTTCCCGTGCTGACCGCCTCTCCAGCTTCCGCCTGGCGGACTTCCCGGCCCTGACGGGCCGCGAGGAGGACTGGCGCTTCACGCCCCTGAACCGGCTGGCCGGCCTGCACCTGCCCGACGGCGACGACGCCCGGCTGACCGGTGCGGCACCTGCCGTCTCGGTCACCGAGCTGGACGGCGTCACCGTGGAGACCGTGGGCCGGGACGATGCCCGACTGGGCACCGTCCTCACGCCGGACGACCGTGTCGCGGCGGCAGCCTGGGCCTCTTTCGAGCAGGCCACCGTCGTGACCATCGGCGCTGATGTCGAGGCCACCGCCCCGGTGCGCATCGACATCACCGGGACCGGCACGGCCCCGGCCGCCCAGCACCTGCTGGTGGTCGCCGCGCCCAACTCGCGCGCCGACGTCGTGCTCCAGCACCGCGGGTCCGCCGTGGTCGCACAGAACATCGAGTTCGACGTGCAGGAGGGGGCCGACCTGAACGTCACGTCCCTGCAGTCCTGGGACGACGGTGCGGTCCATGTCTCCGCCCAGCAGGCCAGGATCGGCAAGGACGCCTCGTTCAAGCACGTGGCCGTGTCCTACGGCGGTTCCCTGGTCCGCCTGACCCCGACCTCGCGGTTCGCCGGTCAGGGCGGTGAGACCGAGATGTTCGGCCTCTACTTCGCAGACGCCGGCCAGCACCTGGAGCAGCGCCTGTTCGTGGACCACGCCGTGGCGAACTGCAAGTCCAACGTCCTGTACAAGGGCGCCCTGCAGGGCCAGGATGCGCACACCGTCTGGGTGGGCGACGTCCTGATCCGCAAGGAGGCCGAGGGCACCGACAGCTACGAGAAGAACCAGAACCTGGTCCTCTCGGAAGGCACCCGCGTGGACTCGGTCCCGAACCTGGAGATCGAGACGGGCCTCATCGACGGAGCCGGTCACGCTTCCTCCACGGCCCAGTTCGACGACGAGCAGCTGTTCTACCTGATGGCCCGTGGCATCGAGGAGAAGGACGCCCGCGAGCTCATCGTCCGCGGCTTCCTCCACGAGATCATCCAGAAGATCGGGATCGCCGACGTCGAGGAGACCCTCATCGACCAGATGGATTCCGAACTGCAGGTGGCCAGCTTCTGA
- a CDS encoding non-heme iron oxygenase ferredoxin subunit, whose amino-acid sequence MAAGQRVCAVAEIGAEEAKRFTVDGIDVAVVRASDGSLHAVNDICSHEEVSLSDGFVEGCALECIGHGSAFDLVTGEPNVLPATAPVAVYALSVEDDSVWVDTATVLNSASLNS is encoded by the coding sequence ATGGCCGCCGGTCAGCGTGTCTGCGCCGTCGCGGAGATCGGCGCCGAGGAGGCCAAGCGGTTCACGGTCGACGGCATCGACGTCGCCGTGGTCCGGGCCTCCGACGGCTCGCTCCACGCGGTCAACGACATCTGCTCGCACGAGGAGGTGTCCCTCTCCGATGGCTTCGTCGAGGGGTGCGCCTTGGAATGCATCGGCCACGGCTCCGCCTTCGACCTGGTCACCGGCGAGCCGAACGTGTTGCCCGCCACCGCTCCGGTCGCCGTCTACGCGCTGTCCGTGGAGGACGACTCCGTGTGGGTCGACACCGCCACCGTGCTGAACAGCGCCTCACTGAACTCGTAA
- the sufC gene encoding Fe-S cluster assembly ATPase SufC: MSTLEIKDLHVSIETENGPKEILKGVSLTINTGETHAIMGPNGSGKSTLASTIAGHPRYDVTSGTITLDGEDVLEMSVDERARAGLFLAMQYPVEIPGVTMTNFLRTAKTAIDGEAPSLRHWTKDVKAAMENLKIDPSFAARNVNEGFSGGEKKRVEILQLELFKPKFAVLDETDSGLDVDALRVVSEGVNRSQDSGTMGTLLITHYTRILQYIKPQFVHVFVDGRVAESGGAELADRLEAEGYERFETAATGA; encoded by the coding sequence ATGTCAACCCTGGAAATCAAGGACCTGCACGTCTCCATCGAGACCGAGAACGGTCCCAAGGAGATCCTCAAGGGCGTCAGCCTGACCATCAACACCGGTGAGACCCACGCCATCATGGGCCCCAACGGCTCCGGCAAGTCCACCCTCGCCTCGACCATCGCCGGCCACCCCCGCTACGACGTCACCTCCGGCACCATCACCTTGGATGGGGAGGACGTCCTGGAGATGTCCGTGGACGAGCGGGCCCGTGCCGGCCTGTTCCTGGCCATGCAGTACCCGGTCGAGATCCCGGGTGTCACCATGACCAACTTCCTGCGCACCGCCAAGACCGCCATCGACGGCGAGGCACCGTCCCTGCGTCACTGGACCAAGGACGTCAAGGCCGCCATGGAGAACCTGAAGATCGATCCGTCCTTCGCGGCTCGTAACGTCAACGAGGGCTTCTCCGGCGGCGAGAAGAAGCGCGTGGAGATCCTCCAGCTCGAGCTGTTCAAGCCCAAGTTCGCTGTGCTGGACGAGACCGACTCCGGCCTCGACGTCGACGCCCTGCGCGTGGTCTCCGAGGGTGTCAACCGGTCCCAGGACTCCGGCACCATGGGCACCCTGCTGATCACCCACTACACCCGCATCCTGCAGTACATCAAGCCGCAGTTCGTGCACGTCTTCGTGGACGGCCGGGTCGCCGAGTCCGGTGGCGCCGAGCTGGCCGACCGCCTCGAGGCCGAAGGCTACGAGCGCTTCGAGACCGCAGCAACCGGAGCCTGA
- a CDS encoding metal-sulfur cluster assembly factor, translating to MTTEAPQTELDDIREALHEVMDPELGVNIVDLGLLYGMHYAEDGALILDMTLTTAACPLTDMIEEQIGNEIGTMVDEWRLNWVWMPPWGPEKITDDGREQMRALGFNI from the coding sequence ATGACCACTGAAGCACCCCAGACTGAACTGGATGACATCAGGGAGGCCCTGCACGAGGTCATGGACCCCGAGCTGGGCGTGAACATTGTGGACCTCGGCCTGCTCTACGGCATGCACTACGCCGAGGACGGCGCCCTGATCCTGGACATGACCCTGACCACCGCCGCCTGCCCCTTGACGGACATGATCGAGGAGCAGATCGGCAACGAGATCGGCACCATGGTGGACGAGTGGCGCCTGAACTGGGTCTGGATGCCGCCGTGGGGCCCCGAGAAGATCACGGATGACGGCCGTGAGCAGATGAGGGCCCTCGGCTTCAACATCTGA
- a CDS encoding energy-coupling factor transporter transmembrane component T family protein: MNLLDYRPGTSAVHRCPLWAKYAVLLALSAVLVFWRQPLVVGVAVAVVFALYLTAALPREFLAPWRRGWPLLLFAGIARFISGIWGPTSASPLEALGPALVVVAAVFGALAAARLLVITTPGTELLDGLERFFGVMRPVGVNPEAAALAVNVMIRSIPWVGGAVRRNAEALASRGLRRGPVRLMGPVLVATVGHAQATGEALAARGLPGDHHGETGESRPS, from the coding sequence GTGAACCTGCTGGACTACCGGCCCGGCACCAGCGCCGTGCACCGCTGCCCGCTGTGGGCCAAGTACGCCGTGCTGCTGGCCCTCTCGGCCGTCCTCGTCTTCTGGCGCCAGCCACTGGTGGTCGGCGTGGCCGTGGCGGTGGTCTTCGCCCTCTATCTGACGGCCGCACTCCCCCGCGAGTTCCTCGCTCCGTGGCGCCGCGGCTGGCCCCTGCTGCTGTTCGCGGGCATCGCCCGCTTCATCTCCGGGATCTGGGGCCCGACGTCGGCCTCGCCCCTTGAGGCGCTCGGTCCGGCCCTCGTGGTGGTGGCCGCGGTGTTCGGTGCCCTGGCCGCGGCACGGTTACTGGTGATCACCACGCCGGGCACGGAACTGCTGGATGGCCTGGAGCGGTTCTTCGGCGTCATGCGGCCGGTCGGCGTCAACCCGGAGGCGGCGGCCCTGGCGGTCAACGTGATGATCCGGTCCATCCCCTGGGTGGGTGGCGCAGTCCGTCGCAATGCCGAGGCATTGGCCTCGCGTGGGCTGCGGCGTGGACCGGTACGGCTCATGGGACCGGTGCTGGTGGCGACCGTGGGACACGCCCAGGCCACCGGTGAGGCCCTGGCCGCCCGCGGGCTGCCTGGGGATCATCACGGCGAGACAGGAGAATCCCGGCCATCCTGA
- a CDS encoding ATP-binding cassette domain-containing protein, whose product MDLRAVVVDVPGAAPGPGQSAGSEAGTVRVLGPVDLIASEPTVAVIGANGSGKSTLIRLLNGLVLPAAGSVRVHGLDAATDTTAVRARTGFVFTDPLVQLVMPTAGEDIELSLRRTHRRRPERKVAAERLLQEHGLGGLGHRSIYDLSGGQRQRLALASVLATDPVLLVADEPTTLLDLDWTLEVQELLLSLPGTGRCEQVVYTTHDLDFAAQADRCLVIADGQIVHDATGPDAVQWYRTDVLARRGRRGGRDTGTGRL is encoded by the coding sequence TTGGATCTGCGGGCCGTCGTGGTGGACGTCCCCGGGGCCGCGCCGGGCCCCGGTCAGTCGGCCGGCTCGGAGGCCGGCACCGTCCGCGTCCTGGGCCCGGTGGACCTGATAGCCTCCGAACCCACGGTCGCGGTGATCGGGGCCAACGGCTCGGGCAAGTCGACGCTCATCCGCCTACTCAACGGCCTGGTGCTGCCCGCTGCGGGCAGTGTGCGCGTGCACGGCCTGGATGCGGCCACAGACACCACGGCCGTCCGCGCGCGGACGGGATTCGTCTTCACCGACCCCCTCGTCCAGTTGGTGATGCCCACCGCCGGCGAGGACATCGAGCTCTCGCTGCGGCGCACGCACCGGCGCCGCCCGGAACGAAAGGTGGCTGCCGAGCGCCTGTTGCAGGAGCACGGTCTCGGAGGCCTGGGACACCGCAGCATCTACGACCTCTCCGGTGGGCAGCGCCAGCGCCTGGCCCTGGCCTCCGTGCTGGCCACAGACCCCGTGCTGCTGGTGGCCGACGAACCCACCACCCTGCTGGACCTGGACTGGACACTCGAGGTCCAGGAGCTCTTGCTCTCGCTGCCGGGAACAGGCCGGTGCGAGCAGGTCGTCTACACCACCCATGACCTCGACTTCGCCGCCCAGGCGGACCGATGCCTCGTGATCGCCGACGGCCAGATCGTCCACGACGCCACCGGCCCTGACGCCGTTCAGTGGTACCGCACGGACGTCCTGGCCCGCCGTGGCCGCAGGGGCGGCCGGGACACGGGAACGGGCCGGCTGTGA